Proteins from a genomic interval of Desulfobacterales bacterium:
- a CDS encoding phospholipase D-like domain-containing protein: MREFHGTFDKAGRYRWQVMFTTPENNQDIDETSYDIKGSIAEALISLIDKAKESIHICSFEMNLEEVADALIAAKERGLEVVFITDDEHGIEADEEDGLYLFSKMEEAGIEIHDDARSGLMHDKIWLFDKSILWTGSCNITVNGVFRNNNDVVVLFSEDAAAIYEKEFDEMRAGEFGTTSTSTVDEQAINIAGTEVRVFFGAEDEVIDHISPIVQSAEKSVRFMAYSFTHDTLGDAVIDRYEQGKDVMGIFELRGSETEYSELGRMYDLGMQVRQDGNSRTFHFKNFVLDENTVMTGSFNFSESADESNDENLLLIGNETIAQLYLDEFDRRWEEGSDYEPDEDS; the protein is encoded by the coding sequence ATGCGTGAGTTCCACGGTACTTTTGACAAAGCCGGCAGATACCGGTGGCAGGTTATGTTCACCACACCGGAGAACAACCAGGACATCGATGAAACCAGTTATGATATCAAGGGCAGTATCGCCGAAGCCCTTATCTCGCTGATCGATAAAGCCAAAGAAAGCATCCATATCTGCAGCTTCGAAATGAACCTTGAGGAGGTTGCCGACGCGCTCATCGCGGCCAAGGAGCGGGGGCTGGAGGTGGTGTTTATTACCGACGACGAGCACGGTATAGAGGCCGATGAAGAAGACGGACTCTACTTATTTAGCAAGATGGAAGAGGCCGGTATCGAAATCCACGATGATGCGCGCAGCGGTCTGATGCACGACAAGATCTGGCTGTTCGACAAATCCATTCTGTGGACCGGCTCCTGCAACATCACGGTCAACGGTGTATTTCGCAACAACAACGACGTGGTGGTGCTTTTTTCCGAAGATGCCGCCGCCATCTACGAAAAAGAATTCGACGAAATGCGTGCCGGTGAATTTGGCACCACTTCGACGTCTACTGTAGACGAACAGGCCATCAACATTGCCGGAACCGAGGTCCGGGTCTTCTTCGGTGCGGAAGACGAGGTTATCGACCACATTAGCCCCATTGTGCAGTCCGCTGAAAAAAGCGTGCGATTTATGGCCTATTCCTTCACCCATGACACCCTTGGCGATGCGGTCATAGACCGTTATGAGCAAGGCAAAGACGTTATGGGTATTTTCGAGCTGCGCGGCAGCGAAACCGAGTACAGCGAATTAGGGCGAATGTATGATCTGGGTATGCAAGTCCGTCAGGACGGCAACAGCCGCACCTTCCACTTCAAAAATTTTGTGCTTGATGAGAACACTGTCATGACCGGCTCATTTAACTTTTCCGAAAGCGCCGACGAGAGCAATGACGAAAATCTCCTGCTGATTGGCAATGAAACCATCGCGCAGCTGTACCTGGACGAATTTGATCGCCGCTGGGAAGAAGGCAGCGACTATGAGCCCGATGAAGATTCTTAA